In one Palaemon carinicauda isolate YSFRI2023 chromosome 25, ASM3689809v2, whole genome shotgun sequence genomic region, the following are encoded:
- the LOC137619221 gene encoding uncharacterized protein: protein MFQRILFFAAISVAFASRILPQISPCHSISSEVQKALNPDNPHTFPIISDINYIRDNISYTFDLPNLEFRGEFDASCKTYRGDYKYYQGARIIFEGDNLEFNTSDAFIDINQPGFPHLLKTSFSSQLVNYTLEFRFEIDSYTSYPLNLCLTRDSLQTTFSAAEITTNVGISPGVTRELNDHPDAVMEAINNYLPLFASNLTTILNERLCQDQGI from the exons ATGTTCCAGAGAATATTGTTCTTTGCGGCAATTTCAGTTGCCTTTGCATCAAGGATTCTGCCTCAAA TTTCACCGTGTCATTCCATTAGTTCTGAAGTACAAAAGGCGCTTAATCCAGATAATCCACACACGTTCCCCATTATCTCCGATATCAATTATATTCGTGACAACATCAG ttacaccTTCGACCTCCCCAACCTGGAATTTAGAGGTGAATTCGATGCTAGCTGCAAGACCTATCGCGGGGATTATAAGTACTACCAGGGG GCAAGAATTATCTTCGAAGGAGACAATTTGGAATTCAATACCAGTGATGCCTTTATAGACATTAATCAACCAGGTTTTCCCCATCTACTAAAAACCAGCTTTAG TTCGCAGCTGGTTAACTATACTCTGGAGTTTAGGTTCGAAATTGACAGTTACACGTCGTATCCCTTAAATCTCTGCCTCACCAGAGATTCTCTCCAAACGACCTTCTCTGCTGCTGAAATCACG ACCAACGTTGGAATCAGTCCAGGCGTGACTCGGGAGCTGAATGATCATCCAGATGCAGTGATGGAGGCTATAAATAATTACCTTCCTCTCTTTGCGAGCAACCTTACCACAATACTCAACGAGAGACTTTGCCAAGACCAAGGAATATGA